In Ostrea edulis chromosome 10, xbOstEdul1.1, whole genome shotgun sequence, one genomic interval encodes:
- the LOC130050800 gene encoding uncharacterized protein LOC130050800: MGIQDILTVMDLLRTLPATSVVNEASFNQMKMTKTNRRQRLSNKHLDDCMVIQLESTDILNFDPTEAINKWMTSSKQPRRLTYARSTCNKNSEQQDEDIMIQEVTQNEEPRNTTVAESDPETADDCDYETDCDSDNEQTEDFNDRAIEQTVHEMEIEINY, translated from the exons ATGGGCATCCAGGACATTCTAACTGTTATGGACTTACTGCGTACACTCCCTGCCACTTCTGTTGTCAATGAGGCCTCCTTCAACCAGATGAAAATGACCAAGACAAACAGGAGACAGCGTTTGAGTAACAAGCACCTTGATGATTGCATGGTTATTCAGCTGGAGTCGACTGATATTTTGAACTTTGATCCAACAGAAGCAATTAATAAATGGATG ACATCAAGTAAGCAGCCAAGAAGATTGACCTACGCTAGATCTACTTGCAACAAGAACAGCGAACAACAAGACGAAGACATTATGATTCAGGAAGTGACACAGAATGAGGAACCTAGGAATACAACAGTTGCTGAATCGGACCCTGAGACTGCAGATGACTGTGACTACGAGACGGACTGTGACTCTGACAACGAACAGACAGAAGACTTTAATGACAGAGCAATTGAACAAACTGTGCATGAAatggaaatagaaataaattattaG